A genomic segment from Nitrospira sp. encodes:
- a CDS encoding Translation elongation factor G has protein sequence MAHIDAGKTTTTERILYYTGMTHKMGEVHEGAATMDWMEQERERGITITAAATTCFWRDHRINIIDTPGHVDFTIEVERSLRVLDGAVAAFDSVQGVEPQSETVWRQADKYQVPRIAFMNKMDRIGADFYASVQSIIDRLGANPVPIQIPIGREAEFRGSVDLIRMKGFFYDDETLGAKYKIDEIPADMLDQAKEYREKMLEAVAEFDDQVMEKYLNGQSLTEEEVRRVVRAATIAMKVTPVLCGSAFKNKGVQQLLDGVVDFLPSPLDIPAVKGIDPNTGKELQRQPSDSEPFSALAFKIMTDPFAGQLTFFRVYSGTLKTGTAVLNVTKGTKDRIGRLLKMHANKREEIEIVYAGDIAAAVGLKGATTGDTLADEKQSVLLEVMKFPEPVIAMAIEPKTKPDQEKMGFALQKLAQEDPSFRVRTDEETAQTIIAGMGELHLEIIVDRLLREFKVEANVGKPEVAFRETIRRKAEAESKYIKQTGGRGQYGHVVLTVEPSDPGKGLEFVNKVVGGAIPKEYIPAIEKGVKERMETGVVAGFPLRDVRVTVIDGSYHDVDSNEMAFKIAASMGFADACKKADPVLLEPIMKVEVLVPQEFMGDVIGNLNGRRGKVQGMKVRAGAQAIEATVPLMEMFGYATDLRSRTQGRATYSMEFDRYDQVPRQIADAITAKHRGE, from the coding sequence ATGGCTCACATTGATGCCGGAAAAACGACGACCACTGAGCGGATTCTCTATTACACCGGGATGACGCACAAGATGGGTGAGGTGCACGAAGGTGCGGCCACGATGGATTGGATGGAGCAGGAGCGTGAGCGGGGGATTACGATCACGGCTGCTGCCACCACTTGCTTCTGGAGGGATCATCGGATCAACATTATTGATACGCCCGGTCACGTCGATTTTACGATCGAGGTGGAGCGTTCGTTGCGCGTGTTGGACGGGGCGGTGGCGGCATTCGATTCGGTGCAGGGCGTGGAGCCTCAGTCTGAAACGGTGTGGCGTCAGGCCGACAAGTATCAGGTCCCCCGTATTGCATTCATGAACAAAATGGATCGTATCGGAGCAGATTTTTATGCCAGCGTTCAATCGATCATCGATCGGTTGGGTGCCAATCCCGTGCCGATTCAGATTCCGATCGGGCGGGAGGCAGAGTTCAGGGGGTCTGTTGATCTCATCAGGATGAAGGGTTTCTTTTACGACGACGAAACGTTAGGGGCAAAATATAAAATCGACGAAATTCCGGCCGATATGCTGGATCAGGCCAAAGAGTATCGCGAAAAAATGCTGGAAGCAGTGGCCGAGTTCGATGATCAGGTGATGGAGAAGTATCTGAATGGTCAGTCTTTGACTGAGGAGGAAGTGCGGCGCGTCGTTCGGGCTGCGACGATCGCCATGAAGGTGACTCCTGTTTTGTGTGGGTCTGCCTTTAAGAATAAGGGTGTGCAGCAGTTGCTGGACGGGGTTGTGGATTTTCTTCCTTCTCCCCTGGATATCCCAGCGGTAAAGGGGATTGATCCCAATACCGGTAAGGAGTTGCAGCGTCAACCGTCTGACTCAGAGCCGTTCTCTGCGTTGGCGTTCAAGATTATGACGGATCCTTTTGCGGGCCAATTGACCTTTTTTCGTGTGTATTCCGGCACCTTGAAGACGGGGACGGCAGTTTTGAATGTGACGAAGGGGACGAAGGATCGAATCGGTCGCCTTCTGAAAATGCATGCGAACAAGCGGGAAGAAATTGAAATTGTATATGCGGGCGACATTGCGGCTGCCGTGGGGCTAAAGGGGGCGACTACCGGAGACACGTTGGCAGACGAAAAGCAGTCGGTCCTCCTTGAGGTGATGAAGTTTCCTGAGCCGGTTATTGCGATGGCTATTGAGCCAAAAACCAAGCCTGATCAGGAAAAGATGGGCTTCGCGTTGCAGAAATTGGCGCAAGAGGATCCTTCGTTTCGGGTCCGTACAGATGAGGAGACGGCTCAGACGATCATTGCTGGCATGGGCGAGTTACATCTGGAAATCATCGTCGATCGGCTGTTGCGTGAATTTAAGGTCGAGGCGAATGTCGGGAAGCCGGAAGTAGCTTTCCGTGAGACCATCAGGCGAAAAGCCGAGGCTGAGTCGAAGTACATCAAGCAGACAGGTGGTCGTGGTCAATACGGCCATGTCGTGTTGACGGTCGAACCTTCGGATCCAGGCAAGGGTTTAGAGTTCGTGAATAAAGTTGTCGGTGGGGCGATCCCCAAGGAGTACATTCCTGCGATCGAAAAGGGTGTCAAGGAGCGGATGGAGACCGGGGTGGTCGCAGGTTTTCCCTTGCGTGACGTTCGGGTGACGGTGATCGACGGTTCCTATCACGACGTTGACTCCAATGAAATGGCGTTCAAGATCGCGGCCTCCATGGGTTTTGCCGATGCGTGCAAGAAGGCGGACCCGGTTCTCCTTGAGCCCATCATGAAGGTCGAGGTGCTTGTCCCTCAAGAATTCATGGGGGACGTTATCGGCAACCTAAATGGTCGGCGCGGTAAGGTGCAGGGCATGAAGGTGCGTGCCGGTGCGCAGGCGATCGAGGCAACCGTTCCGCTTATGGAAATGTTCGGATATGCCACGGATCTGCGTTCTCGGACGCAGGGGCGTGCTACCTACAGTATGGAATTCGATCGGTACGATCAGGTGCCCCGGCAGATCGCCGATGCGATTACGGCCAAGCATCGGGGTGAATAG
- a CDS encoding SSU ribosomal protein S7p (S5e) produces MPRGQFFGHREAQPDSKYRDKLVGKFLNVLMGGGKKSTAERICYGAFNLIQEKTNGGDPMKIFRSAIDNVKPVVEVKSRRVGGASYQVPVEIRPSRRVSLALRWITEFSRSRSGKSMRDRLAAELLDASNNTGASVKKREDVHRMAEANKAFAHYRW; encoded by the coding sequence ATGCCACGCGGACAATTTTTCGGCCATCGAGAAGCGCAGCCGGACTCGAAGTATCGGGATAAGCTTGTCGGGAAATTCCTGAACGTCCTGATGGGGGGCGGGAAAAAAAGTACGGCTGAGCGTATATGTTATGGGGCTTTTAATCTGATTCAGGAAAAAACGAACGGCGGCGACCCGATGAAAATTTTCCGTTCGGCGATCGATAACGTGAAGCCGGTTGTGGAAGTGAAATCGCGTCGGGTCGGTGGGGCCTCTTATCAAGTTCCGGTTGAAATACGTCCGTCTCGTCGCGTCTCGCTCGCGTTACGGTGGATCACGGAGTTTTCGCGATCTCGGAGCGGGAAGAGCATGCGGGACAGGCTTGCGGCGGAATTGCTCGATGCATCGAATAATACTGGCGCGTCGGTGAAGAAGCGGGAAGACGTGCATCGTATGGCTGAGGCCAACAAGGCCTTCGCTCATTATCGTTGGTAG
- a CDS encoding SSU ribosomal protein S12p (S23e) yields the protein MPTINQLVRKGRTLMKSKTKSPALKRCPQKRGVCLRVYTTTPKKPNSALRKVARVRLTNGMEVTTYIPGVGHNLQEHSIVLVRGGRVKDLPGVRYHIVRGSLDAVGVADRKQARSKYGAKRPK from the coding sequence ATGCCAACGATTAATCAGCTCGTACGAAAAGGCCGGACCCTTATGAAGTCCAAGACGAAAAGTCCGGCGCTCAAACGTTGTCCGCAGAAGCGCGGCGTTTGCCTGCGTGTCTATACCACGACTCCAAAGAAGCCTAATTCGGCTCTTCGCAAGGTTGCTCGTGTTCGTTTGACGAACGGGATGGAGGTGACGACCTATATTCCAGGGGTCGGCCACAATCTGCAAGAGCACTCGATCGTGTTGGTTCGCGGCGGGCGTGTGAAGGACTTGCCCGGTGTGCGTTACCATATCGTGCGTGGTTCTCTGGATGCAGTCGGGGTGGCTGACCGGAAGCAGGCGCGATCCAAGTACGGGGCGAAGAGGCCTAAGTAG
- a CDS encoding DNA-directed RNA polymerase beta' subunit, translated as MEGVYTLFEKPRDSVSFDSMRIRIASPEKIRSWSYGEVKKPETINYRSFKPEKDGLFCAKIFGPIKDWECNCGKYKRMKHRGIVCDKCGVEVIQSKVRRERMGHIELAAPVAHIWFLKGVPSRIGTLLDMSLKQLEKILYFESYVMVDPGSTSMSEQELVSEEQLRSLQSEYGSGAFKVGIGAEAIRELLRKVDINTQWDELHVKAKASASAALKKKYAKRLKVLEAFRRSGNKPEWMIMDVIPVLPPELRPLVPLDGGRFATSDLNDLYRRVINRNNRLKRLIELKAPGVIIRNEMRMLQEAVDALFDNGRRGRAIRGPNKRPLKSLSDMLKGKQGRFRQNLLGKRVDYSGRTVIVVGPELRLHQCGLPKKMALELFKPFIFHKLEERGAATTIKSAKRLVEKERPEVWDVLDEVIREHPVLLNRAPTLHRLGIQAFDPVLVEGKAIRLHPLVCAAFNADFDGDQMAVHVPLSVEAQIEARVLMMSINNILSPANGKPIAVPSQDMVLGCYWLTKERVGAKGEGKMFGSPEEARIAYDAGALDEHARIKVRCNGTMVQTTAGRVILSEILPPMMPFADANKLMTKKEMTKLIDAVYRQAGHRETVMFLDKIKNIGFHYATKAGMSICIDNMHIPSRKEDLIAKAQREVNEIEKQYAEGLITNGERYNKVIDIWAHVTEQVANEMMKELGAGGDPAKAEAFNPIFMMADSGARGSSQQIRQLGGMRGLMAKPSGEIIETPITANFREGLTVLQYFISTHGARKGLADTALKTANSGYLTRRLVDIAQDVIVSEEDCGTTDGIMVSALLEGGEIIQPLEERLLGRLAGEDIRDPVTGEIIVSVNEEIDEEQAKAVVEAGVDRVKIRSVLTCQSQRGVCRLCYGRDLSRGRLVEKGEPVGVIAAQSIGEPGTQLTMRTFHIGGTASKVVEQTVLEAKHAGHIKYMSFDAKKNADVHNAGIAVRNKEGEWVVMNRNAKIAIVDDSGREREKYPVVYGAKIKVKDGDRVEVTQKLVEWDPYSLTILTETGGKVAYGDILEGVTMKEEFDEVTGLSRKVIIEQSGATLRPRVSIKDESGKTAKVSGTGAPVARYLLPVGAHIFVEKGATVHPGDVLAKIPRETTKTKDITGGLPRVAELFEARKPKEQAVISEIDGEVSYGGFVKGMRKVMVDNKIGDLKEYFIPKGKHVNVHEGDWVRAGEPLMDGSANPHDILDVLGPKELQKYLVDEVQDVYRLQGVSINDKHIEIIVRQMLRKVRIEDPGDTSFLPGSQVSKGLFDAENQRVLENDGKPALGKPVLLGITKAALTTDSFISAASFQETTRVLTEAAINGREDNLLGLKENVIVGRLIPAGSGFEEYRETFVASARSGEQLTDGQPQPVTVGQSPAVSTGNESENVG; from the coding sequence TTGGAAGGCGTATATACATTGTTCGAGAAGCCGCGTGACTCGGTGTCCTTTGACTCGATGCGGATCCGTATCGCGTCGCCGGAAAAAATCCGCTCATGGTCTTACGGCGAGGTCAAGAAACCGGAAACGATCAACTATCGATCGTTTAAGCCCGAAAAAGACGGGTTGTTTTGCGCCAAAATTTTCGGTCCGATCAAGGACTGGGAATGCAATTGCGGCAAATACAAGCGAATGAAGCATCGCGGGATCGTGTGCGACAAATGCGGTGTGGAGGTGATTCAGTCAAAGGTACGCCGCGAACGGATGGGGCACATCGAGTTGGCCGCCCCCGTCGCTCATATTTGGTTCCTCAAGGGGGTGCCGAGCCGGATCGGGACGCTGTTGGACATGAGTCTCAAGCAGCTCGAAAAGATCCTTTATTTCGAAAGCTATGTCATGGTCGATCCCGGCTCTACGAGCATGAGCGAGCAGGAGTTGGTGTCGGAAGAGCAGCTGCGGTCTCTGCAGTCTGAATACGGAAGCGGCGCGTTTAAGGTCGGAATCGGCGCGGAGGCGATCCGGGAACTGCTCCGTAAAGTCGACATCAATACACAGTGGGACGAGTTGCACGTGAAGGCGAAGGCTTCCGCGTCGGCGGCACTGAAGAAAAAATATGCGAAGCGGCTCAAGGTGTTGGAAGCGTTCCGCCGTTCCGGCAACAAGCCGGAGTGGATGATCATGGATGTCATCCCGGTGTTGCCGCCGGAGTTGCGTCCGCTCGTCCCGTTGGACGGGGGGCGGTTTGCGACGTCCGACCTCAACGACCTCTATCGTCGTGTTATCAACCGAAACAATCGTTTGAAGCGCTTGATCGAATTGAAGGCGCCCGGTGTCATCATTCGCAACGAAATGCGCATGTTGCAGGAGGCGGTGGATGCGTTGTTCGATAACGGCCGTCGCGGCAGGGCGATTCGTGGACCGAACAAGCGTCCGCTGAAGTCGTTGAGCGACATGCTCAAGGGGAAGCAGGGGCGATTCCGGCAGAATCTGTTGGGCAAGCGGGTCGATTATTCAGGACGGACCGTCATTGTGGTCGGGCCTGAACTGCGTCTGCACCAGTGCGGCTTGCCGAAGAAAATGGCATTGGAATTGTTCAAACCGTTTATCTTCCACAAACTCGAAGAGCGGGGTGCGGCGACGACGATCAAGAGCGCCAAGCGTTTGGTCGAAAAGGAGCGCCCGGAAGTGTGGGATGTGCTGGATGAAGTCATCCGCGAACATCCCGTGCTGCTGAATCGCGCGCCGACTTTGCATCGGTTGGGGATCCAAGCGTTTGATCCGGTTTTAGTCGAGGGGAAGGCGATCAGGCTCCACCCGCTCGTCTGCGCTGCGTTCAATGCCGACTTCGACGGCGACCAGATGGCGGTCCATGTGCCGTTGTCGGTCGAGGCGCAGATCGAAGCGCGCGTGTTGATGATGTCGATCAACAACATTCTTTCTCCGGCCAATGGAAAGCCGATCGCCGTACCGTCACAAGACATGGTACTCGGCTGTTATTGGCTAACGAAGGAGCGGGTCGGGGCGAAGGGCGAGGGGAAAATGTTCGGTTCCCCGGAAGAGGCGCGGATTGCGTACGATGCGGGAGCGTTGGACGAGCATGCGCGGATCAAGGTCCGTTGCAACGGTACGATGGTCCAGACGACAGCGGGCCGCGTGATCTTGTCGGAAATTCTTCCGCCGATGATGCCGTTCGCCGATGCCAACAAGCTGATGACCAAGAAAGAGATGACGAAGCTCATCGACGCGGTTTATCGGCAAGCCGGACATCGTGAGACCGTGATGTTCCTCGATAAGATCAAGAACATCGGGTTTCACTATGCGACCAAAGCCGGGATGTCGATCTGTATCGACAACATGCATATTCCATCCCGTAAGGAAGACCTCATTGCGAAGGCTCAGCGGGAGGTCAATGAAATCGAAAAACAGTATGCCGAGGGTTTGATCACCAACGGCGAACGGTACAACAAGGTCATCGACATTTGGGCGCATGTCACCGAGCAGGTGGCCAACGAGATGATGAAGGAGTTGGGCGCCGGAGGTGATCCGGCCAAGGCAGAGGCATTCAACCCCATCTTCATGATGGCCGACTCGGGTGCGCGAGGCAGTTCGCAACAGATCCGTCAGCTCGGTGGTATGCGCGGACTGATGGCGAAGCCGTCCGGAGAAATCATCGAGACCCCGATCACGGCCAACTTCCGTGAAGGGTTAACGGTGTTGCAGTACTTCATTTCGACTCACGGGGCGCGCAAAGGGTTGGCGGACACGGCATTGAAGACCGCCAACTCCGGATATCTGACCCGTCGGTTGGTCGATATCGCGCAGGACGTCATCGTCAGCGAAGAAGATTGCGGCACAACCGACGGCATCATGGTCAGTGCGTTGCTCGAGGGCGGCGAAATCATTCAACCGCTGGAAGAGCGTCTCCTGGGGCGTTTGGCGGGGGAAGACATTCGCGATCCCGTCACCGGAGAAATCATCGTGTCCGTAAACGAGGAAATCGACGAAGAGCAGGCCAAGGCGGTCGTGGAGGCCGGTGTCGATCGGGTCAAGATCCGTTCCGTGCTGACCTGCCAGTCTCAGCGCGGCGTGTGCCGTCTCTGTTACGGGCGTGATTTGTCGCGCGGCAGACTCGTCGAAAAGGGAGAACCTGTCGGGGTGATCGCCGCGCAATCCATCGGTGAACCTGGCACCCAGTTGACGATGCGGACCTTCCATATCGGTGGTACCGCCAGCAAAGTGGTCGAGCAGACAGTGTTGGAGGCCAAACACGCTGGACACATCAAGTACATGAGCTTCGACGCGAAGAAAAATGCCGACGTGCACAATGCCGGCATCGCGGTGCGGAACAAAGAGGGCGAGTGGGTCGTCATGAACCGCAACGCCAAGATCGCGATCGTCGATGACAGTGGACGTGAGCGCGAGAAGTATCCAGTCGTGTACGGCGCCAAAATCAAGGTCAAGGACGGAGATCGCGTCGAGGTCACTCAAAAATTGGTCGAATGGGACCCCTACTCGTTGACGATCCTGACGGAAACCGGCGGGAAGGTCGCTTACGGCGACATTCTCGAAGGGGTCACGATGAAGGAAGAGTTTGACGAAGTGACCGGGTTGTCCCGCAAGGTGATCATCGAGCAGAGCGGCGCGACACTTCGCCCGCGCGTGTCGATCAAGGATGAAAGCGGCAAAACGGCAAAAGTATCCGGGACCGGAGCGCCCGTCGCGCGGTATTTGCTGCCGGTAGGCGCGCATATCTTTGTGGAGAAGGGGGCGACGGTACACCCCGGCGACGTACTGGCCAAGATTCCGCGAGAAACGACTAAGACCAAGGACATCACCGGGGGGCTCCCCCGTGTTGCGGAGCTGTTCGAGGCACGGAAGCCGAAGGAGCAGGCCGTGATCAGCGAAATCGACGGCGAAGTGTCCTATGGCGGATTCGTAAAGGGGATGCGGAAGGTGATGGTCGACAATAAAATCGGCGACCTGAAAGAGTATTTCATCCCGAAGGGCAAACACGTCAATGTGCATGAGGGCGATTGGGTCCGGGCCGGCGAACCGTTGATGGACGGATCGGCCAATCCTCACGACATTCTGGACGTGCTCGGTCCGAAAGAGCTGCAAAAGTATCTGGTCGACGAAGTGCAGGATGTGTATCGGCTGCAGGGCGTGTCCATCAACGACAAACACATCGAAATTATCGTGCGCCAGATGCTCCGCAAAGTCAGGATTGAGGATCCCGGAGACACATCGTTTTTACCCGGCAGCCAGGTCAGCAAGGGACTGTTCGATGCGGAGAATCAGCGGGTCTTGGAGAATGACGGGAAGCCCGCCCTCGGAAAGCCCGTGCTGCTCGGCATCACCAAGGCTGCATTGACCACGGACAGCTTCATCTCGGCGGCGTCGTTCCAGGAAACGACTCGCGTGTTGACGGAAGCTGCGATCAACGGTCGTGAAGATAACCTTCTCGGTTTGAAGGAAAACGTGATCGTGGGGCGCCTCATTCCGGCCGGGAGTGGATTCGAGGAATATCGGGAAACGTTTGTCGCCAGTGCGCGGAGCGGTGAGCAGCTCACCGATGGACAGCCTCAACCGGTTACTGTAGGGCAATCACCGGCTGTCTCCACCGGAAATGAGAGCGAAAATGTCGGATGA
- a CDS encoding DNA-directed RNA polymerase beta subunit, translated as MSESTLSEFVERKDFSRIRTSIDIPDLIEIQKRSYEEFLQMEVEPDRRKDQGLQAALASVFPITDYNNTAALEFSNYSLGTPKYDERECLEQGMTFAVPLKLRVRLIVFDKEDKGPKKKVLDVREQEVYVGELPLMTERGTFLINGTERVVVSQLHRSPGASFTHDKGRTHASGKVLYSARIIPYRGSWLDFEFDARDILYVRIDRRRKMPATILLKAFGYSTDDLLRMYYPVEEIRVSKGKLFRKLDAEIHHGLKCSTEVTEKGSKDPLVREGGKLTKVVIAKLKAAGIKEIPVAPVELVGRAVLTELIDGGKKQSLAEKNQRLTEDILEKILESDIEEFKIIYLDTTSATPVILDTLDMERTGSKEEAMVEIYRRLRPGETPSVETARALFDNLFLSPKRYDLSPVGRLKLNKKLGLDLALEQRTLTAQDIVEVVRYLVNLKIGRGEIDDIDHLGNRRVRSVGELLENQFRLGLVRMERSIKERMNLLDMETVLPHDLINAKPVVAAVKEFFSSSQLSQFMDQTNPLAEITHKRRLSALGPGGLTRERAGFEVRDVHPSHYSRICPIETPEGPNIGLITSLATYARINEFGFIEAPYRKVVKGKVSDELEYLSAIEGDKYVIAQANSKVDASGRLVSETVSARSGGDFITATPDKVEYMDVSPKQVVSVATALVPFLEHDDANRALMGSNMQRQAVPLLKAESPLVGTGMEAVVARDSGYVVQAKREGVVESVDATRIVVRADAKDGRKRNDSGLDVYEMIKFQRSNQNTCITQTPVVRIGEPVKKGQVLADGPAIDHGELALGKNVLVAFMPWGGYNFEDAILLSEKLVREDAFTSIHIEEFEVEARDTKLGKEDITRDIPNVGEEALRDLDESGIIRIGAEVKPGDILVGKVTPKGETQLTPEEKLLRAIFGEKAGDVKDTSLTVPPGVEGIVVDVKIFSRKGLDKDERSKSIESEDHMKLQRDHQEELRIIEDEKTKKVRKLLLGKVVGRDLMDPETGDVILKKKGKLTAEILKRLPDDMVRHIILSDPDEQKELEDVERRAKEQIEILQTLYDEKVGRLKRGDELPPGVIKLVKVYIAMKRKIQVGDKMAGRHGNKGVVSRVLPEEDMPYLPDGTPVEIVLNPLGVPSRMNVGQILETHLGWAARALGIKVASPVFDGASEKEIKELLKKAKISPSGQTVLMDGKTGEPFSSPVTVGYMYVLKLHHLVDDKIHARSIGPYSLVTQQPLGGKAQFGGQRLGEMEVWALQAYGAASTLQEFLTVKSDDVPGRSRMYEAVVKGEPFLEPGLPESFNVLVKELQSLGLDVELVKSKD; from the coding sequence ATGTCGGAATCGACTCTTTCGGAGTTTGTCGAACGCAAGGATTTTTCTCGGATTCGTACGAGCATCGACATTCCCGACCTCATCGAAATCCAGAAACGGTCCTACGAAGAATTCCTCCAGATGGAAGTCGAGCCGGATCGCCGCAAGGATCAAGGGTTGCAGGCGGCGTTAGCCAGCGTCTTTCCCATCACGGACTACAACAACACGGCGGCGTTGGAATTCTCCAACTATTCGTTGGGGACGCCGAAATACGACGAGCGGGAGTGCCTCGAACAGGGCATGACGTTTGCCGTTCCCTTGAAACTGCGGGTGCGGTTGATTGTCTTCGACAAGGAGGACAAGGGGCCGAAGAAGAAAGTCCTGGATGTGCGGGAACAGGAAGTCTACGTTGGCGAGCTTCCGCTCATGACCGAACGGGGAACGTTTCTCATCAACGGAACCGAGCGGGTGGTGGTCAGTCAGCTGCACCGTTCACCGGGCGCGTCGTTCACCCATGACAAGGGGCGAACCCACGCCAGCGGGAAGGTGTTGTACTCCGCGCGGATCATTCCCTATCGCGGCTCCTGGCTCGATTTCGAATTTGATGCGCGGGACATCCTCTACGTTCGAATCGATCGCCGCCGGAAGATGCCGGCGACCATCCTGTTGAAGGCGTTCGGGTACAGCACGGACGATCTGCTGCGGATGTATTACCCGGTGGAGGAAATTCGTGTTTCCAAAGGGAAGCTCTTCAGAAAGCTCGATGCCGAAATCCATCATGGCCTGAAGTGTTCGACGGAAGTGACGGAAAAAGGCAGCAAGGATCCTCTCGTACGTGAAGGAGGAAAGCTGACCAAGGTGGTGATCGCCAAATTGAAGGCCGCTGGGATCAAGGAGATTCCCGTCGCGCCGGTCGAATTGGTCGGACGCGCGGTGCTGACTGAATTGATCGACGGTGGCAAGAAGCAGTCGTTGGCTGAGAAAAACCAGCGCCTGACCGAGGATATTCTCGAAAAAATTCTGGAGAGCGACATCGAGGAATTCAAGATCATCTATCTGGATACGACCAGTGCCACTCCCGTCATTCTCGACACGCTCGATATGGAGCGTACCGGTTCGAAAGAGGAAGCGATGGTCGAGATCTATCGCCGCCTCCGTCCGGGAGAAACGCCGTCCGTCGAAACGGCCCGAGCCCTGTTCGACAACCTGTTTTTGAGTCCCAAGCGGTATGATTTGTCACCCGTGGGACGATTGAAGCTCAACAAGAAGCTGGGCCTCGATCTCGCGCTCGAACAGCGGACCTTGACGGCGCAAGACATTGTGGAAGTGGTGCGGTATCTGGTGAATCTGAAGATCGGCCGCGGTGAGATCGACGACATCGATCACTTGGGCAACCGTCGTGTGCGATCGGTTGGGGAATTGTTGGAAAATCAATTCCGTCTGGGGCTCGTGCGGATGGAACGGAGCATCAAGGAGCGCATGAACCTCCTGGACATGGAGACAGTATTGCCGCACGACTTGATCAATGCCAAGCCGGTGGTGGCGGCGGTCAAGGAGTTTTTCAGCAGCAGCCAGCTGTCGCAGTTCATGGATCAAACGAATCCCTTGGCGGAAATTACGCATAAGCGTCGCCTCTCGGCTCTTGGGCCCGGCGGGTTGACGCGCGAGCGAGCCGGTTTCGAAGTGCGCGACGTGCATCCCTCGCACTACAGCCGCATCTGTCCGATCGAGACGCCGGAAGGTCCGAACATCGGCTTGATCACGTCACTCGCGACCTATGCACGCATCAACGAGTTCGGGTTCATCGAGGCGCCGTATCGTAAAGTCGTCAAGGGTAAGGTCAGCGATGAACTGGAATATCTCTCAGCCATTGAGGGCGACAAGTATGTGATTGCCCAGGCCAACTCGAAGGTCGATGCGTCGGGCCGGTTGGTGTCGGAGACGGTATCCGCGCGTTCAGGCGGAGACTTTATTACAGCCACGCCCGATAAGGTCGAGTACATGGACGTGTCCCCGAAGCAGGTGGTGAGTGTGGCTACGGCACTGGTGCCGTTCCTCGAACATGATGACGCCAACCGCGCGTTGATGGGGTCGAACATGCAGCGGCAGGCGGTGCCCTTGCTGAAGGCGGAGTCGCCGCTGGTCGGGACCGGTATGGAGGCTGTGGTGGCGCGCGATTCCGGCTATGTCGTGCAAGCCAAGCGAGAGGGTGTGGTGGAGAGCGTCGATGCCACCAGGATTGTGGTGCGAGCCGATGCGAAAGATGGTCGCAAGCGAAATGATTCCGGCCTCGATGTCTATGAGATGATCAAGTTCCAGCGATCGAATCAGAACACCTGCATTACCCAGACGCCGGTAGTCCGAATCGGTGAGCCGGTCAAGAAGGGACAGGTATTGGCGGATGGGCCCGCCATCGATCACGGGGAATTGGCCCTCGGCAAGAATGTGCTTGTCGCGTTTATGCCCTGGGGCGGCTATAACTTTGAAGACGCGATTCTGCTGAGTGAAAAGCTGGTCAGGGAAGATGCCTTCACCTCCATTCACATTGAAGAGTTCGAGGTGGAAGCCCGCGACACGAAGTTGGGGAAGGAAGACATCACGCGCGACATTCCGAACGTCGGTGAAGAAGCGCTACGTGATCTGGACGAGAGTGGAATCATTCGTATTGGTGCGGAGGTGAAGCCGGGTGACATCCTTGTCGGAAAGGTCACCCCGAAGGGTGAAACTCAGCTCACGCCGGAAGAGAAGTTGCTGCGGGCGATCTTCGGCGAGAAGGCCGGCGACGTCAAGGATACGTCCCTCACGGTCCCGCCGGGAGTGGAAGGGATCGTCGTCGATGTGAAGATCTTCTCCCGCAAGGGCCTGGATAAGGACGAACGTTCGAAGAGCATCGAGAGCGAAGACCACATGAAGTTGCAGCGCGACCATCAGGAGGAGCTGCGGATCATCGAAGATGAAAAGACGAAGAAAGTGCGTAAGTTGTTGCTCGGGAAGGTGGTCGGCCGAGACCTGATGGATCCCGAAACCGGCGATGTCATTCTGAAAAAGAAAGGCAAGCTCACCGCTGAAATCCTGAAGCGCCTACCTGATGACATGGTGCGCCACATCATCCTCAGCGATCCGGACGAACAGAAGGAACTGGAGGATGTCGAGCGCCGTGCCAAGGAACAGATCGAGATTTTACAGACGCTGTACGATGAAAAGGTCGGCCGTCTGAAGCGGGGTGATGAGCTGCCGCCCGGTGTGATCAAGCTGGTGAAGGTCTATATTGCGATGAAGCGGAAGATCCAGGTCGGCGACAAGATGGCTGGACGCCATGGCAATAAGGGTGTGGTCTCGCGCGTCCTGCCGGAAGAAGATATGCCCTATTTGCCGGACGGAACGCCGGTGGAGATCGTCTTGAATCCGCTGGGTGTGCCGTCGCGTATGAACGTGGGGCAGATTCTGGAGACCCATCTGGGTTGGGCGGCGCGGGCGCTGGGTATTAAGGTGGCGAGTCCGGTGTTTGATGGGGCGTCAGAAAAGGAAATCAAGGAACTGCTCAAAAAGGCCAAGATCTCTCCCAGCGGTCAAACGGTACTGATGGATGGGAAGACAGGTGAGCCCTTCAGCAGTCCGGTGACGGTCGGCTACATGTATGTCTTGAAGCTCCACCATCTGGTGGACGATAAGATTCACGCCCGGTCGATCGGCCCCTATTCACTCGTCACCCAGCAACCGTTGGGCGGAAAGGCGCAATTCGGCGGTCAGCGGCTGGGAGAGATGGAAGTGTGGGCGCTTCAGGCCTATGGCGCTGCTTCTACGCTGCAAGAATTCCTGACCGTGAAATCCGACGATGTACCGGGACGGTCGCGTATGTATGAAGCGGTGGTCAAGGGGGAGCCGTTCCTTGAGCCGGGCCTGCCGGAGTCCTTCAACGTGTTGGTGAAAGAGTTGCAGAGCCTGGGCCTCGACGTGGAGTTGGTGAAATCAAAGGACTGA